One genomic segment of Theobroma cacao cultivar B97-61/B2 chromosome 6, Criollo_cocoa_genome_V2, whole genome shotgun sequence includes these proteins:
- the LOC18597193 gene encoding uncharacterized protein LOC18597193 isoform X1: MGSLIFIYKPTVSQHKISSFLWLWSSIIPFLFPFLSLIEAQASLCRTTCGDIPINYPFGIDDGCGSPYYRHMLACSDTGKLELRTPSGRYPLRSISYSDPHVLVTDPFMWNCQDGDNFRPTRPFSLDTSTHFSLSSQNDYLFFNCSEDYVIVEPKPIFCERFPDRCDSSCDSASYLCRHLPECASALGGSSCCSYYPKATKSLRLMLKYCASYTGVYWRTVGTSADTPYNQVPEYGIRVDFDVPVTTHCLQCQDPSKGAGTCGFDTQTQNFLCLCKEGNVTSYCKDHKISGHGRAGVIAGTVSAVSAAGAIGIGAGIWYLKKVRAKAPVTCGVQSNENRLF, from the exons ATGGGTTCCCTGATCTTCATCTACAAACCTACTGTATCacagcataaaatttcttcatTCCTCTGGTTATGGTCCTCAATCATTCCGTTCTTATTTCCATTTCTTAGCCTGATAGAAGCTCAAGCAAGCCTTTGTAGAACCACTTGTGGTGATATCCCTATAAACTACCCTTTCGGGATTGATGATGGATGTGGCAGCCCTTATTACAGGCACATGCTCGCCTGCTCCGACACTGGAAAGCTTGAACTCCGAACACCCTCCGGCAGATACCCCTTACGCAGCATTAGTTACTCTGATCCTCATGTTCTCGTCACCGATCCATTTATGTGGAATTGTCAGGATGGTGATAACTTTCGTCCGACTAGGCCTTTTAGCCTTGACACGAGCACACATTTCTCACTGTCCTCTCAAAACGACTACCTCTTCTTCAACTGCAGTGAGGATTATGTGATTGTTGAGCCAAAGCCTATCTTCTGCGAGAGGTTCCCTGACCGGTGCGATTCATCATGTGATAGTGCTAGTTATCTTTGCAGGCATTTACCTGAATGTGCCTCCGCGCTAGGTGGTAGTTCTTGCTGCTCTTACTACCCCAAAGCAACAAAATCCTTGAGGCTGATGCTGAAGTATTGTGCTTCGTATACAGGTGTGTATTGGAGAACTGTTGGTACAAGTGCTGACACTCCTTATAACCAGGTACCTGAATATGGAATTCGGGTTGATTTCGATGTTCCGGTGACTACACACTGCCTTCAGTGTCAGGATCCATCCAAGGGAGCCGGAACATGTGGATTTGATACACAAACACAGAATTTCTTGTGTCTTTGTAAGGAGGGAAACGTCACCTCCTATTGTAAAG ATCATAAAATTTCTGGGCACGGAAGGGCTGGAGTCATTGCAG GGACTGTAAGTGCAGTTTCAGCTGCTGGAGCCATAGGAATTGGGGCTGGTATTTGGTACTTGAAGAAAGTGAGAGCTAAAGCACCTGTAACATGTGGGGTTCAAAGCAATGAGAATAGGCTTTTCTGA
- the LOC18597193 gene encoding uncharacterized protein LOC18597193 isoform X2 has protein sequence MGSLIFIYKPTVSQHKISSFLWLWSSIIPFLFPFLSLIEAQASLCRTTCGDIPINYPFGIDDGCGSPYYRHMLACSDTGKLELRTPSGRYPLRSISYSDPHVLVTDPFMWNCQDGDNFRPTRPFSLDTSTHFSLSSQNDYLFFNCSEDYVIVEPKPIFCERFPDRCDSSCDSASYLCRHLPECASALGVYWRTVGTSADTPYNQVPEYGIRVDFDVPVTTHCLQCQDPSKGAGTCGFDTQTQNFLCLCKEGNVTSYCKDHKISGHGRAGVIAGTVSAVSAAGAIGIGAGIWYLKKVRAKAPVTCGVQSNENRLF, from the exons ATGGGTTCCCTGATCTTCATCTACAAACCTACTGTATCacagcataaaatttcttcatTCCTCTGGTTATGGTCCTCAATCATTCCGTTCTTATTTCCATTTCTTAGCCTGATAGAAGCTCAAGCAAGCCTTTGTAGAACCACTTGTGGTGATATCCCTATAAACTACCCTTTCGGGATTGATGATGGATGTGGCAGCCCTTATTACAGGCACATGCTCGCCTGCTCCGACACTGGAAAGCTTGAACTCCGAACACCCTCCGGCAGATACCCCTTACGCAGCATTAGTTACTCTGATCCTCATGTTCTCGTCACCGATCCATTTATGTGGAATTGTCAGGATGGTGATAACTTTCGTCCGACTAGGCCTTTTAGCCTTGACACGAGCACACATTTCTCACTGTCCTCTCAAAACGACTACCTCTTCTTCAACTGCAGTGAGGATTATGTGATTGTTGAGCCAAAGCCTATCTTCTGCGAGAGGTTCCCTGACCGGTGCGATTCATCATGTGATAGTGCTAGTTATCTTTGCAGGCATTTACCTGAATGTGCCTCCGCGCTAG GTGTGTATTGGAGAACTGTTGGTACAAGTGCTGACACTCCTTATAACCAGGTACCTGAATATGGAATTCGGGTTGATTTCGATGTTCCGGTGACTACACACTGCCTTCAGTGTCAGGATCCATCCAAGGGAGCCGGAACATGTGGATTTGATACACAAACACAGAATTTCTTGTGTCTTTGTAAGGAGGGAAACGTCACCTCCTATTGTAAAG ATCATAAAATTTCTGGGCACGGAAGGGCTGGAGTCATTGCAG GGACTGTAAGTGCAGTTTCAGCTGCTGGAGCCATAGGAATTGGGGCTGGTATTTGGTACTTGAAGAAAGTGAGAGCTAAAGCACCTGTAACATGTGGGGTTCAAAGCAATGAGAATAGGCTTTTCTGA
- the LOC18597190 gene encoding aspartic proteinase, which yields MGTTIKVVVLSLFISSLLFSVVSSVSNDGLVRIGLKKMKLDPNNRLAARLDSKDGEALRASIKKYRFRNNLGDSEETDIVALKNYMDAQYYGEIGIGTPTQKFTVIFDTGSSNLWVPSTKCYFSVACYFHEKYKASDSSTYKKDGKPASIQYGTGAISGFFSYDHVQVGDLVVKDQEFIEATKEPGLTFMVAKFDGILGLGFKEISVGDAVPVWYNMIKQGLIKEPVFSFWLNRNVDEEAGGEIVFGGVDPNHYKGKHTYVPVTQKGYWQFDMGDVLIADKPTGYCAGSCAAIADSGTSLLAGPSTVITMINHAIGATGVVSQECKAVVQQYGQTIIDLLIAEAQPQKICSQIGLCTFNGAHGVSTGIESVVDESNGKSSGVLRDAMCPACEMAVVWMQNQVRQNQTQDRILSYVNELCDRVPNPMGESAVDCGSLSSMPTISFTIGGKVFDLTPEEYILKVGEGSEAQCISGFTALDIPPPRGPLWILGDIFMGRYHTVFDFGKLRVGFAEAA from the exons ATGGGAACGACTATCAAAGTGGTTGTGCTGTCGCTGTTCATCTCGTCCCTCTTGTTTTCTGTGGTATCTTCTGTATCCAATGATGGGCTGGTTAGAATCGGGCTGAAAAAGATGAAACTGGATCCAAATAACCGGCTCGCTGCCCGGCTTGACTCCAAGGACGGAGAGGCGCTCAGAGCATCCATTAAAAAGTATCGTTTCCGTAATAATCTTGGAGACTCTGAGGAGACTGATATCGTTGCACTAAAGAACTACATGGATGCTCAGTACTATGGTGAGATTGGTATTGGAACTCCAACACAAAAGTTCACTGTGATATTTGACACAGGAAGCTCAAATCTGTGGGTACCATCAACCAAGTGCTATTTCTCG GTTGCATGTTATTTCCACGAGAAGTACAAGGCAAGCGATTCAAGTACCTATAAGAAGGATG GGAAACCTGCTTCTATTCAGTATGGCACTGGAGCTATTTCTGGTTTCTTTAGTTATGACCATGTTCAAGTTGGTGACTTGGTTGTGAAAGATCAG GAATTTATTGAGGCTACTAAGGAGCCAGGTCTTACATTTATGGTGGCCAAATTTGATGGGATATTAGGACTTGGGTTCAAGGAGATTTCAGTTGGGGATGCTGTCCCAGTGTG GTACAACATGATTAAACAAGGTCTTATCAAGGAACCAGTATTTTCATTTTGGCTTAACCGCAATGTAGATGAAGAAGCAGGTGGTGAAATTGTTTTTGGTGGGGTTGATCCAAACCACTACAAGGGCAAGCACACATATGTTCCTGTAACTCAGAAAGGCTACTGGCAG TTTGACATGGGTGATGTTCTTATTGCTGACAAACCAACTG GATATTGTGCTGGCAGCTGTGCCGCAATTGCAGATTCTGGAACTTCTTTGCTGGCAGGTCCATCG ACTGTGATTACCATGATTAACCATGCAATTGGAGCCACTGGAGTGGTTAGCCAGGAGTGCAAGGCAGTGGTTCAACAATATGGGCAAACCATCATTGATTTACTTATAGCTGAG GCACAACCTCAGAAGATCTGCTCCCAAATTGGATTGTGCACTTTTAATGGTGCTCATGGTGTTAG CACGGGCATTGAGAGTGTGGTGGATGAGAGCAATGGAAAATCATCTGGAGTTCTTCGTGATGCTATGTGCCCTGCTTGTGAGATGGCAGTTGTGTGGATGCAGAACCAAGTAAGGCAGAATCAGACTCAAGACCGCATATTGAGCTACGTAAATGAG CTTTGTGATCGGGTGCCAAACCCAATGGGAGAATCTGCTGTTGACTGCGGAAGTCTTTCTTCCATGCCTACTATTTCCTTCACTATTGGTGGCAAAGTTTTTGACCTCACTCCAGAAGAG TATATTCTCAAGGTGGGTGAAGGTTCTGAAGCACAGTGCATTAGTGGCTTTACTGCTTTGGATATTCCTCCTCCTCGTGGACCTCTCTG GATTCTGGGAGATATCTTCATGGGTCGCTACCACACCGTCTTTGATTTCGGTAAACTGAGAGTCGGCTTTGCCGAGGCGGCATAA
- the LOC18597191 gene encoding probable WRKY transcription factor 31, giving the protein MDKGWGLTLDSDPGTKFFPNKTNSGGPFFRLKQQRDMFQFPVSLAGFREDHQGTSSSSSPSGQEKRPVAVDEVDFFSDKKTRVVVGGDDKTGTVSVKKETSHGEAAPGSDLDVNTGLHLLTANAGSDQSTVDDGVSSDMEDKRAKNELAQLHVELQRMNAENQKLRDMLSHVSNNYSALQMHLVTLMQQQRNQGAESTQEHEVRQGKSEEKKHDVIVPRQFMDLGPSGTAEADEMSHSSSEERTQSGSPPSNAEIASKNYVKSKNEISQFDQETSSFRDGKRIGREESPESEGWGPNKAQKLNPAKPVDQSTEATMRKARVSVRARSEAPMITDGCQWRKYGQKMAKGNPCPRAYYRCTMAVGCPVRKQVQRCAEDRTILITTYEGNHNHPLPPAAMAMASTTAAAASMLLSGSMPSADGIMNQNLLARAILPCSSSVATISASAPFPTVTLDLTHSPNPLQFQRPPTQFQVPFPGQPQNFASVAAPQLPQVIGQALYNQSKFSGLQLSQDMGSAQLGHQVPHPQLQQPQQPTLADTVSAATAAITADPSFTAALAAAITSIIGGGAHPNSSSNTSNNNNNNSNANTTTTSRQ; this is encoded by the exons ATGGACAAAGGATGGGGGCTTACCCTTGATTCTGATCCTGGAACTAAATTCTTCCCCAACAAGACCAATTCCGGAGGACCTTTCTTCAGGTTGAAGCAACAGCGAGACATGTTTCAGTTCCCCGTTAGCCTTGCTGGCTTCAGGGAGGACCATCAGGGCACCTCCTCGTCCTCCTCGCCTTCTGGTCAGGAGAAGCGACCGGTGGCTGTTGATGAGGTCGATTTTTTCTCTGATAAGAAAACCAGGGTTGTTGTTGGTGGGGATGACAAAACGGGTACTGTCAGCGTCAAGAAGGAGACTTCTCATGGTGAAGCCGCTCCAGGCTCTGATTTGGATGTAAAT ACCGGGTTGCATCTTCTCACTGCTAACGCTGGAAGTGATCAATCAACGGTTGATGATGGGGTATCGTCGGATATGGAAGACAAGCGAGCCAAGAATGAG CTAGCGCAATTGCACGTGGAGTTACAACGTATGAATGCTGAAAACCAGAAGTTGAGAGACATGCTTAGTCATGTCAGCAACAATTACAGTGCTCTTCAAATGCATCTTGTTACCTTAATGCAACAGCAAAGGAATCAGGGAGCCGAAAGCACCCAAGAACATGAG GTTCGACAAGGAAAATCTGAAGAGAAGAAACACGACGTGATAGTGCCTAGACAATTTATGGATCTAGGCCCATCAGGCACAGCTGAGGCAGATGAGATGTCTCATTCTTCATCAGAAGAAAGAACACAATCAGGGTCGCCTCCAAGCAACGCTGAAATTGCATCCAAGAATTATGTCAAGAGCAAAAATGAGATTTCTCAGTTTGATCAGGAGACTTCTAGTTTCCGCGATGGCAAGAGAATTGGTAGAGAAGAAAGCCCGGAATCTGAGGGCTGGGGTCCTAACAAAGCCCAAAAGTTGAATCCTGCCAAGCCAGTTGATCAATCCACTGAGGCCACCATGAGGAAAGCTCGTGTTTCAGTTCGAGCTCGATCAGAAGCTCCCATG ATCACTGATGGATGCCAATGGAGAAAATACGGACAAAAGATGGCAAAGGGAAACCCCTGTCCTCGAGCTTATTACCGATGCACTATGGCAGTTGGTTGTCCTGTCCGTAAACAA GTTCAACGCTGCGCGGAAGATAGAACAATCTTGATAACAACTTACGAGGGCAACCACAACCACCCTCTTCCTCCTGCTGCGATGGCAATGGCATCAACAACAGCAGCAGCCGCTAGCATGCTGCTTTCAGGGTCGATGCCCAGTGCAGATGGGATCATGAACCAAAATTTGCTAGCCAGGGCAATCCTTCCATGCTCCTCAAGCGTGGCAACGATTTCAGCTTCTGCTCCATTCCCAACTGTAACATTGGACCTTACACACTCACCAAACCCTTTACAATTCCAAAGACCTCCCACCCAATTCCAAGTCCCTTTTCCAGGCCAACCCCAGAACTTTGCGTCTGTAGCAGCCCCTCAATTGCCTCAAGTCATTGGTCAAGCACTGTATAATCAGTCAAAGTTCTCAGGCTTACAGTTGTCTCAAGACATGGGGTCTGCACAGTTAGGCCACCAAGTGCCACATCCACAACTGCAGCAGCCTCAACAGCCCACACTGGCTGACACAGTAAGCGCTGCCACGGCTGCCATCACTGCTGATCCCAGCTTCACCGCCGCTCTCGCAGCCGCCATCACCTCCATAATTGGTGGTGGTGCTCACCCAAATAGTAGCAGCAACACTtccaacaacaacaacaacaacagcaATGCCAACACCACCACAACCAGCAGACAATAA
- the LOC18597195 gene encoding stigma-specific STIG1-like protein 3, whose product MKSLKLFFMLAMVMALGAIALSASTPPSKEEPFLNNGDDKNATETSDRVPTSIRGAGRFLAQSSSRAALTCDKNPKVCRTKGSQGPSCCSKKCVDLKTDRFNCGKCGKKCKYSKICCQGKCVNPLSNSKHCGGCNNSCGNGNACLYGMCSYA is encoded by the coding sequence ATGAAATCCCTCAAGCTTTTCTTTATGTTGGCTATGGTGATGGCCTTGGGCGCCATTGCTCTCTCCGCCAGCACACCACCATCAAAAGAAGAACCATTCCTCAACAATGGTGATGATAAGAATGCAACTGAAACTTCGGACAGAGTGCCAACCTCCATCCGAGGAGCAGGTCGATTCCTTGCCCAGAGTTCTTCTCGTGCTGCATTGACATGCGACAAAAACCCCAAGGTCTGTCGCACCAAGGGCAGCCAGGGTCcatcttgctgcagcaaaaaatGTGTAGACCTGAAGACAGACAGATTCAACTGTGGGAAGTGCGGGAAGAAGTGTAAGTATTCAAAGATTTGCTGCCAAGGGAAGTGCGTGAACCCACTGTCCAACTCGAAGCACTGTGGCGGATGCAACAACAGTTGTGGTAATGGAAACGCTTGTCTCTACGGGATGTGCAGCTATGCATGA
- the LOC18597196 gene encoding stigma-specific STIG1-like protein 1 — translation MKLVKVFLMLALLMASAITLSAAAPSEEEPFVDNDDDASEVADDLLPSADGQEQPTSLRGTSRFLAQKPRAVMTCNKYPRVCRVAGSPGPDCCKKKCVNVKTDRLNCGMCGKKCKYSEICCKGKCVNPMSHKRHCGGCNNQCSKGSKCLYGMCSYA, via the coding sequence ATGAAACTTGTCAAGGTTTTCTTGATGTTGGCCTTGCTCATGGCCTCGGCCATCACTCTCTCTGCCGCAGCACCATCTGAAGAAGAACCATTCGTTGACAATGACGATGATGCAAGCGAAGTAGCTGATGATCTTCTCCCGTCGGCAGACGGCCAAGAACAACCAACTTCTCTCCGAGGAACAAGCCGGTTTCTTGCTCAGAAACCTCGGGCCGTGATGACATGTAACAAGTACCCCAGAGTCTGCCGTGTGGCGGGCAGTCCGGGGCCTGATTGCTGCAAGAAGAAATGCGTGAACGTGAAGACAGACAGGCTCAACTGCGGGATGTGTGGTAAGAAGTGTAAGTACTCAGAGATTTGCTGCAAAGGGAAGTGTGTGAACCCAATGTCCCACAAAAGACACTGCGGGGGTTGCAATAATCAGTGCAGCAAAGGAAGCAAATGTTTGTATGGGATGTGCAGCTACGCATAG
- the LOC18597194 gene encoding probable pectate lyase 16, whose amino-acid sequence MNVIDSCWRTRSNWATNRRALADCVVGFGKAAIGGKYGAIYVVTNPYDDPINPAPGTLRYGVIQTSPLWIIFARDMVITLKNELIVNSFKTIDGRGAKVEIAYGPCITVQGVTNVIIHGISIHDCKPGKAGMVRSSPTHVGKREGCDGDAISIFASSNIWVDHCYLARSADGLIDVIRASTAVTISNNYFTQHDKVMLLGHSDKFTADKVMKVTVAFNRFGEGLIERMPRVRIGYAHVANNRYDEWKMYAIGGSANPTIFSEGNYFIAPDNSASKEVTKREASNWRNWTWQSSKDVFKNGAYFVPSGYGSCAPRYTRAQSFKAAPGYMVPALTSDAGPLRCLVGKAC is encoded by the exons ATGAATGTAATAGATTCCTGCTGGCGAACCAGGTCCAATTGGGCTACCAATCGCAGGGCCTTGGCCGATTGTGTGGTAGGCTTTGGCAAGGCAGCAATAGGAGGGAAATATGGAGCAATATACGTAGTTACAAACCCTTACGATGACCCCATCAACCCTGCACCTGGCACGCTTCGTTATGGTGTTATTCAAACGAGTCCTCTTTGGATCATTTTCGCCAGAGATATGGTTATCACGCTCAAAAATGAACTGATTGTGAATAGTTTCAAGACTATAGATGGCAGAGGGGCTAAAGTGGAGATTGCATACGGACCCTGCATAACAGTTCAAGGTGTTACCAATGTTATAATACATGGGATTAGCATTCATGATTGCAAGCCAGGGAAAGCTGGCATGGTCAGGAGCTCCCCTACGCATGTAGGGAAACGTGAAGGTTGTGATGGAGATGCAATCAGCATTTTTGCATCTTCCAACATTTGGGTTGATCACTGCTACCTAGCCCGTTCTGCCGATGGCCTTATTGATGTCATTCGTGCTTCGACCGCTGTCACAATCTCTAATAACTATTTCACTCAACATGATAAA GTGATGTTGTTAGGACACAGTGACAAATTCACTGCGGACAAAGTTATGAAAGTTACGGTAGCTTTTAACCGGTTTGGCGAGGGACTCATTGAGAGGATGCCAAG GGTCAGGATAGGCTACGCCCATGTTGCCAACAACAGGTATGATGAATGGAAGATGTATGCCATCGGTGGCAGCGCCAATCCAACCATTTTCAGCGAAGGAAACTACTTCATAGCTCCGGATAACTCTGCTTCCAAGGAGGTTACCAAGAGAGAAGCAAGTAATTGGCGAAATTGGACATGGCAGTCTTCAAAGGATGTCTTTAAGAACGGTGCTTATTTTGTTCCATCTGGCTATGGAAGTTGTGCTCCTCGCTATACTCGAGCTCAATCGTTCAAAGCTGCTCCAGGATACATGGTTCCTGCTTTAACATCTGATGCTGGTCCTTTACGCTGTCTTGTTGGCAAAGCATGCTAA